DNA from Patescibacteria group bacterium:
ACCAGCGTCAATGAAAGCCTGAAAGCCGGCCCGTTCTTCTGTAGTATAGCCCTTTAAACCTTCATTTTGCTTGGGTCGAGCGAGATCGTCAGGGGTGTGAGCGACGTTTAAATCTCCACAAAAGATGACAGGTTTATTTTTTTCGAGCTCTTTGCAGTAGGCCAAAAATGCTGGATCCCAATTTTTGTGGCGAAGGGGGATTCGAGACAAGTCGTCCTTGGCGTTTGGGGTGTAGACCGTCACCACGTAAAATTTTTCGTACTCGGCGGCAATCACTCTGCCTTCTGTTGTCGGATCGCCATAGGCATCCGCTCCAAGTTTAAATTTTTTGATAATTTTTTCTGGGAAGCCGTTGGTGACAGATAGGGGAGGGGTCTTCGTAAAAATGGCTGTGCCTGAGTAACCTTTTTTTAAGGCAGAATTCCAATATTCAGTGTACTGCGGCAAATCAATGACGGATTGATGCTGTTCGGCTTTGGTTTCTTGTAAACACAAGATGTCTGGCTGGTATTTTTCGATAAAAGGCACAAATAAATTCTTTTTATGTACTGCACGGATGCCGTTGACGTTCCAAGAAATGATTTTCATCAGGAAATAGTACCAAGAAATATCGATTTCGATGCTATTGACAAAATAATGCAACTATGCTAATAAGTAGGGATTCAGCCAAAAGGTATATGCCAATAACCTTGCTTTCAAGCCTTATTTCAATGATTATCGGATCAACCCTCCTTCTTTCAGGGGTTTTTCCACCAACCGATCAATTGATAAAAAGTGCCACAACTGCAACTAATCAAGCCAATGTTCATCAGTTGGCGACGGTTGTTGAGCTTTATTATAGCGATCACGATCAATATCCAAATGTTAAGGGAGGGAAGGCACTTGTCGACATTCTTGAACTTGAAGGCTATCTCAAAAATCGTCCGATTAACCCAAACGTTTTCAAATACGAACCAAAAGATAACGGACAGGATTACATACTTAAGTTAAAGTAATTGAAAAAAGAAAATCCCCGTCGGCCAAAGGCCGACGGGGATTTAATTTTTTCTTATTCCCGAATCTTAAATCTTGAATCTACTTCATATTATGAAACTTCTTATGAATATCTCTCAAATGTTTATCCGTCACGTGCGTGTAAATTTGAGTTGTGCCAATATTCGCGTGACCCAACATTGCCTGGACTGACCGGATATCGGCGCCGTTAGAAAGTAAATCGGTTGCAAAAACATGACGAATAACGTGCGGAGTAACTTTTTTTGAAATGCCGGCAATGGTCGCATATCTTTTCACAATTCTCTCAACTGAACGCCTCGTAAGCCCCGAAACATCGCCATTTTTTTTGGTTTCGTCGCTCAATTTTACAAAAAGAGCGTCGGACATATCCTTACGCAGAGCCAAATATTCCTTAACTGCATGTTTTGCTTCATCAGACAAAAAAACCACTCTCACTTTTCCGCCTTTCCCGCGTATCGAAAATTCATCCAATCGCAAATCTAAATCGTTTGTAAGCGAACACAGTTCTGAAACGCGCAATCCAGTGGAAAACAGCATTTCCATAATCGCCTTATCTCTAAATTTTCGCTCAAAATTTTTTTCTTTATCTGGCGCTTCCAAAAGTCGCTTCAATTCATCCTTAGAAA
Protein-coding regions in this window:
- the xerA gene encoding site-specific tyrosine recombinase/integron integrase; the protein is MASEMENLKRQFLEYMEIEKGRAIRTVENYDHYLTIFIAQTKIGRPKDITDDTVRNFRIWLNRQSNGNNRATGDTMKKNTQNYYLIAVRSFLKFLAKRGHTALPADHIELAKVGERQIDVISKDELKRLLEAPDKEKNFERKFRDKAIMEMLFSTGLRVSELCSLTNDLDLRLDEFSIRGKGGKVRVVFLSDEAKHAVKEYLALRKDMSDALFVKLSDETKKNGDVSGLTRRSVERIVKRYATIAGISKKVTPHVIRHVFATDLLSNGADIRSVQAMLGHANIGTTQIYTHVTDKHLRDIHKKFHNMK
- a CDS encoding exodeoxyribonuclease III, whose product is MKIISWNVNGIRAVHKKNLFVPFIEKYQPDILCLQETKAEQHQSVIDLPQYTEYWNSALKKGYSGTAIFTKTPPLSVTNGFPEKIIKKFKLGADAYGDPTTEGRVIAAEYEKFYVVTVYTPNAKDDLSRIPLRHKNWDPAFLAYCKELEKNKPVIFCGDLNVAHTPDDLARPKQNEGLKGYTTEERAGFQAFIDAGFVDTFRMFTKGKGHYSWWSHFANARERNVGWRIDYVLVSESLKPKVKSAKILPEVMGSDHCPVMLDISL